One part of the Mangrovibacillus cuniculi genome encodes these proteins:
- a CDS encoding HIT family protein, producing the protein MKGCPFCKLELIKQQRVVLENEHCRFLQMPQEILAGSGVIVPKEHRETLFDLTKEEWDATYDLLGQVKEILDSDCAPDGYTVGWNCYPVGGQSIMHAHLHILPRFKDEPFAGKGIRHWLKSPDNMRKG; encoded by the coding sequence ATGAAAGGTTGCCCGTTTTGTAAACTAGAATTGATTAAGCAACAGCGAGTTGTGTTAGAGAATGAACATTGTCGCTTCTTACAAATGCCGCAAGAAATCCTAGCTGGCTCAGGTGTAATTGTGCCAAAAGAGCATCGCGAAACGTTATTTGATTTAACAAAAGAAGAATGGGATGCCACGTATGACTTGTTAGGCCAAGTGAAAGAAATCCTAGATTCAGATTGCGCTCCAGATGGTTATACCGTTGGGTGGAACTGCTATCCAGTAGGCGGTCAATCCATTATGCATGCACACTTACATATTCTTCCTAGATTCAAAGATGAACCTTTCGCTGGTAAAGGAATTCGTCACTGGCTGAAAAGTCCAGATAATATGCGAAAAGGATAA
- the katG gene encoding catalase/peroxidase HPI yields MDKQNPASAGKCPFSHGSATTVKASTTPTKNWWPNQLNLSILHQHDQKSNPMDPDFNYREAFKELDYDALKADLHKLMTDSQDWWPADYGHYGGFFIRMAWHAAGTYRTGDGRGGGGTGAQRFSPLNSWADNGNLDKARRLLWPIKQKYGNKISWADLLLLTGNVAIESMGGKTFGFGGGRPDIWHPEEDIYWGSETEMLGDNRYSGDRELENPLAAVQMGLIYVNPEGPNGKPDPLASARDIRETFGRMGMNDEETVALIAGGHTFGKAHGAGDAAHVGPDPEAAPIEAQGFGWMSSHGNGKGRDTITSGIEGAWTANPTEWDNGYFELLFGYEWELEKSPAGAYQWKAVDPSEEHLAPDAEDASIKVPTMMTTADLALKVDPSYEKISRRFFENPEEFSDAFSRAWFKLLHRDMGPQTRYLGPELPSEELIWQDPIPTVDYTLSKEEVEKMKLLILDSGLTIGELVTTAWASASTFRGSDMRGGANGSRIRLEPQRSWEVNQPEQLAKVLGVLEEMQSHLDKKVSLADLIVLGGTAAVEKAAKDAGFDVEIPFAPGRGDATAEQTDAESFDVLEPAADGFRNYQKKQYSVSPEELLVDKAQLLGLTAPEMTALIGGMRVLGTNFEGTKHGVFTEQVGTLTNDFFVNLLDMNIVWEPVDGTTYNGRNRSTGKVERTATRVDLVFGSNSVLRAIAEVYAQDDNKEKFVKDFVAAWVKVMNADRFDLEA; encoded by the coding sequence ATGGACAAACAGAATCCAGCAAGTGCAGGAAAATGCCCTTTTTCACACGGGAGTGCAACAACGGTAAAAGCAAGTACTACTCCAACCAAAAATTGGTGGCCTAATCAATTAAACCTTTCTATCCTTCATCAGCATGATCAAAAATCGAATCCTATGGACCCTGATTTTAACTATAGAGAAGCATTTAAAGAATTAGATTACGATGCGTTGAAAGCAGATCTTCATAAATTAATGACGGACAGTCAAGATTGGTGGCCTGCAGATTATGGTCATTACGGTGGCTTCTTCATCCGTATGGCATGGCATGCTGCTGGTACATATCGTACCGGAGATGGCCGTGGTGGCGGTGGAACTGGTGCGCAACGTTTTTCCCCACTTAATAGCTGGGCAGATAACGGGAATTTAGATAAAGCTCGTAGATTACTTTGGCCGATTAAGCAAAAGTACGGAAACAAAATCTCATGGGCAGACTTACTTCTTTTAACTGGTAACGTCGCGATTGAATCCATGGGTGGAAAAACGTTTGGATTTGGTGGAGGTCGCCCTGACATTTGGCATCCAGAAGAGGATATTTACTGGGGTTCTGAAACAGAAATGCTCGGTGACAACCGTTACTCAGGCGATCGCGAGTTAGAAAATCCTCTTGCTGCCGTTCAAATGGGCTTAATTTATGTTAATCCAGAAGGACCAAACGGCAAGCCCGATCCTCTAGCAAGTGCACGTGATATTCGTGAAACGTTTGGACGTATGGGAATGAACGATGAAGAAACGGTTGCCCTAATTGCTGGTGGACACACATTTGGTAAAGCGCATGGTGCTGGTGATGCAGCACACGTTGGTCCAGACCCAGAAGCTGCTCCAATCGAAGCGCAAGGTTTTGGATGGATGAGCTCTCACGGTAATGGTAAAGGTCGCGATACGATTACAAGTGGTATTGAAGGAGCTTGGACTGCCAACCCAACTGAATGGGATAATGGTTACTTTGAACTTCTATTTGGATATGAATGGGAATTAGAGAAAAGTCCAGCTGGAGCGTACCAATGGAAAGCAGTGGATCCGTCGGAAGAACACCTAGCCCCTGATGCGGAAGATGCTTCTATTAAAGTTCCAACGATGATGACAACTGCTGATTTAGCGTTAAAAGTTGATCCTTCTTACGAGAAGATCTCTCGTCGTTTCTTTGAAAATCCAGAAGAGTTCTCTGATGCCTTTTCTCGCGCATGGTTTAAGTTACTTCACCGTGATATGGGACCTCAAACTCGCTACCTTGGCCCAGAATTACCATCAGAAGAGTTAATCTGGCAAGATCCAATTCCAACAGTAGACTACACACTTTCTAAAGAAGAAGTGGAAAAAATGAAACTACTAATCTTGGACTCTGGTTTAACGATTGGCGAACTTGTAACTACAGCCTGGGCATCTGCTAGTACGTTCCGAGGTTCCGACATGCGCGGAGGAGCAAACGGTTCTCGCATTCGCTTAGAGCCTCAACGTAGTTGGGAAGTAAACCAACCGGAGCAACTTGCAAAAGTTCTTGGAGTGCTAGAAGAAATGCAAAGCCATTTGGACAAAAAAGTTAGTTTAGCAGACTTAATTGTTCTTGGTGGTACAGCTGCAGTAGAAAAAGCAGCTAAAGATGCTGGCTTTGACGTAGAAATTCCTTTTGCTCCTGGTCGTGGTGATGCAACAGCAGAACAAACGGATGCAGAAAGCTTTGATGTATTAGAGCCAGCAGCAGACGGATTCCGAAACTATCAAAAGAAACAATACAGTGTAAGCCCAGAAGAATTATTAGTAGACAAAGCACAACTTTTAGGATTAACAGCTCCAGAAATGACAGCGTTAATCGGTGGTATGCGTGTACTTGGCACAAACTTTGAAGGCACAAAACACGGTGTATTCACTGAACAAGTTGGTACTCTTACGAACGACTTCTTCGTGAATTTACTAGATATGAATATCGTTTGGGAGCCTGTTGATGGCACTACTTACAACGGTCGTAATCGTTCCACTGGTAAAGTAGAGCGAACTGCAACTCGTGTAGATTTAGTATTCGGTTCTAACTCTGTACTTCGTGCGATTGCAGAAGTATACGCACAAGACGACAACAAAGAGAAGTTTGTCAAAGACTTCGTTGCTGCTTGGGTAAAAGTAATGAATGCCGATCGATTTGATTTAGAGGCGTAA
- a CDS encoding protein-tyrosine phosphatase family protein: MTKNYQELIPGRVYIGGADDLSVALENEKIDVAYDLRAEAGESLFENHKHTPIVDDAANQDESIRHAVSEIVHSYNEGKNIYFHCQGGSNRTGTVAIGTLLSLELAKSMDDAELQAKSARPKINVKPEMKEALARLYK; encoded by the coding sequence ATGACGAAAAATTATCAAGAGCTAATTCCTGGTCGAGTTTATATCGGTGGAGCAGATGACCTTTCTGTTGCTTTAGAAAACGAGAAGATTGATGTTGCGTATGATTTACGTGCAGAAGCAGGCGAATCATTATTCGAAAACCACAAACATACACCAATCGTGGACGATGCAGCAAATCAAGATGAGTCGATTCGACATGCGGTTTCAGAAATCGTTCATTCTTACAACGAAGGTAAAAACATCTATTTCCACTGCCAAGGTGGAAGCAATCGTACGGGTACTGTAGCGATAGGAACCTTGCTTTCTTTGGAGCTAGCAAAATCAATGGATGATGCGGAATTACAAGCAAAGTCTGCCCGTCCAAAAATTAATGTGAAGCCAGAAATGAAAGAAGCATTGGCGAGATTATATAAATAA